In Theileria parva strain Muguga chromosome 4 map unlocalized ctg_529, whole genome shotgun sequence, one DNA window encodes the following:
- the VPS26A gene encoding Vacuolar protein sorting-associated protein 26A encodes MLSMIFGNAVTLDIEIDTDPSRSFVFVDPVQKGTKCPIFSEGEDISGTAFISIKPGKRLEHGGIKVELIGQSDTLYDRAGVYDFFVMSKEIEPPGTLTESKQYKWKFPLVGLENETYWGVNIRLYYFIRITIIRGYGGNITKESSFAVQNLGPQPEINDTIKMEVGIEDSLHIEFEYNKSKYHLRDVILGKVYFLLVSISVKFMEIAIQRVETITLGRVVVNETVTVTNFEIMDGSPIKGECIPVRLYLDGLDVCPTYKNVQNKLTVKHYINLMIVDEDDKRYFKKQEIELWRNHLG; translated from the exons ATG TTGTCTATGATATTCGGGAATGCCGTCACTCTAGACATAGAAATCGATACGGATCCAAGTAGATCGTTCGTATTTGTGGATCCTGTTCAAAAGGGGACCAAATGTCCAATATTTTCA GAAGGAGAAGATATAAGTGGAACGGCATTCATAAGTATAAAACCGGGAAAACGACTTGAGCATGGAGGAATCAAAGTAGAACTAATTGGCCAAAGCg atACTCTATATGATAGAGCGGGTGTGTACGACTTTTTTGTTATGTCGAAGGAAATTGAGCCTccag GAACACTTACTGAGAGTAAGCAGTATAAATGGAAGTTCCCCCTGGTAGGATTGGAAAATGAAACGTACTGGGGAGTGAACATCAGGCTCTACTACTTCATTAGGATAACAATAATCAGAGGATATGGAGG aAATATAACAAAGGAGTCTAGTTTTGCAGTACAGAACTTAGGACCACAACCCGAAATTAATGACACAATTAAGATGGAGGTTGGGATTGAAGACTCACTCCATATTGAATTTGAATATAACAAGTCAAAGTATCACCTTAGAGATGTTATACTGGGGAAAGTTTATTTTCTACTAGTTTCAATAAGCGTAAAGTTCATGGAAATCGCTATACAGAGGGTTGAAACTATAACTTTAG gcCGAGTTGTCGTTAATGAAACCGTCACAGTAACAAACTTTGAAATCATGGACGGCTCACCAATTAAAGGGGAGTGTATCCCAGTAAGGCTATATTTAGATGGGCTGGACGTGTGTCCGacatataaaaatgtacaAAACAAGCTAACAGTCAAGCATTACATCAACCTCATGATCGTTGACGAGGACGATAAAcgttattttaaaaagcAGGAAATTGAACTATGGAGAAATCACCTAGgataa
- a CDS encoding DNA repair helicase (rad3) family protein, with protein MSKISESGVVIDGIEVKFPFHPYRCQRSYMENVIKTIKESKNALLESPTGTGKTLSLLCSTIATLLWNKMVKKVKKTKDDIIKPDATKDVKVKKSEDGTVKSEQLEKESEKRWADFRAVSVLDQRKKVEIKPERIKIMYSSRTHSQLKQVIGEVWKSDYYEEFNPKGLKGVLLASRDLLCINPSRGKMTGEVLANFCKQVIQERKCEYFNTMRGDKNAKQFQFERLMDIEEMVQTGKDGHFCPYFSVKEGQEHADLVLLPYNYILSPDIRDAMDIDIKDSIIIIDEAHNAEQVAEEGASFGIKQTDIGKFIEALRRFATFYDDYLLRCPDKLGENDIDFVVLNTIGMCLQNTDEFLTNIILLNYDNFDTRRDSRDHIGIRWLIKELNKDHLVYTGEDILKHMYESMEYDKLKGLDIDNTINKVVGILTKGTVEDNEHEETFMQHYNERMLREDCTLLTMLRKFTSILLSPEVNDYPEYYNVIITNDEKFERLKNGNIEEIRAFGWNKKFKRDETKYEPTSYREDIPEIIPKVFTFKCLQPVPTFVRLKNGGVRSIILTSGTLGPLEVLERHLGGGHVKFDVKLQNEHVIDPSRVWVGAISGNAEDPNMLSSTFNTRNKMNYITELGNAVLSFVKNVPGGVLVFFGSYSVMNYTASVWKKIGIYSKIEMFKRIYLEARPVENPDDKDAIPVTTMEIFEKYKQNIDQGNGSVFFAICRGRLAEGIDFSDDYCRGIFVCGIPYPSRFDDNTALKMDYLDKLSNKTYEKSNLANEWYTSQAIRAINQAVGRSIRHDRDYGAILLADYRFKHIPVKPNLSKWVLNRLKLYTRMDECIESLSSFFEQFDQRPCSPTRLIKKATHELTVPIKTDYNTQFKSREASLTSKNNNMPMFKSMAKYANSNNNFNHSLLSYASKPKTSQHSLPDFRLKDGPFSFKPPNKSNFGYRSERPANLEDSNTPRKFYGI; from the coding sequence ATGAGTAAAATATCAGAATCGGGAGTTGTAATAGATGGAATTGAGGTCAAATTCCCGTTCCATCCTTACAGGTGTCAGAGATCCTATATGGAAAACgtaataaaaacaataaaagaatctaaaaatGCCTTACTCGAGTCACCAACGGGTACTGGTAAAACTTTATCGCTACTTTGTTCAACAATCGCAACGCTGTTGTGGAATAAAATGGTCAAGAAGGTCAAGAAAACGAAAGATGACATAATAAAACCAGATGCTACAAAAGATGTAAAGGTAAAAAAATCCGAAGATGGGACAGTGAAATCTGAACAGTTAGAAAAGGAATCAGAGAAAAGGTGGGCAGATTTTAGGGCAGTTTCGGTTTTAGATCAGAGGAAAAAGGTAGAAATAAAACCAGAAAGAATCAAGATAATGTACTCGTCAAGGACACATTCACAACTTAAACAAGTAATTGGTGAAGTTTGGAAGAGTGATTATTACGAAGAATTTAACCCGAAAGGATTGAAGGGAGTTCTATTGGCATCCAGAGATCTATTATGTATCAACCCTTCGAGGGGTAAGATGACAGGAGAGGTTCTGGCGAACTTTTGCAAACAGGTGATCCAAGAACGTAAGTGTGAGTACTTTAACACCATGAGAGGAGATAAGAACGCGAAGCAGTTTCAGTTTGAACGCCTTATGGATATAGAGGAAATGGTTCAAACTGGAAAGGATGGACACTTTTGCCCATATTTTTCAGTCAAAGAAGGTCAGGAACATGCAGACCTTGTACTACTTCCATACAATTATATTCTCTCACCGGACATTAGAGATGCTATGGATATCGATATTAAGGATTCAATCATCATAATAGATGAAGCACACAATGCGGAACAGGTGGCCGAAGAAGGAGCATCCTTTGGAATCAAGCAAACGGACATCGGAAAATTTATTGAGGCGTTGAGAAgatttgcaaccttttaTGATGATTATTTACTCAGATGCCCAGATAAGCTTGGAGAAAATGATATCGATTTTGTGGTTTTAAATACCATTGGTATGTGCCTTCAAAATACCGACGAGTTCCTAAccaatattatattgttaaaCTATGATAACTTTGATACTAGGAGGGATTCAAGAGATCATATAGGAATCCGCTGGCTAATTAAAGAGCTCAACAAGGACCACTTGGTTTATACAGGTGAGGATATCCTTAAGCATATGTACGAAAGTATGGAGTACGATAAACTAAAAGGTCTGGATATTGATAATACAATAAACAAGGTGGTGGGAATACTTACAAAGGGTACGGTTGAAGATAATGAACACGAAGAAACATTTATGCAACATTATAACGAAAGGATGTTGAGAGAAGATTGCACTTTGTTAACAATGTTGAGGAAATTCACGAGCATTCTTTTATCTCCAGAAGTAAACGACTACCCAGAGTACTACAATGTCATAATTACAAACGACGAAAAGTTTGAAAGACTAAAGAACGGCAATATCGAAGAGATTAGAGCATTCGGATGGAACAAGAAATTCAAGAGGGATGAAACTAAATATGAACCTACTTCATATCGTGAAGATATTCCAGAAATCATACCCAAGGTGTTTACATTCAAGTGTTTACAGCCGGTACCAACGTTTGTAAGGCTGAAAAACGGTGGAGTTAGGTCAATAATACTCACATCTGGAACTCTGGGACCATTGGAAGTTTTGGAAAGGCATTTAGGCGGAGGACATGTCAAGTTCGACGTTAAACTCCAAAATGAGCATGTGATTGACCCTTCTAGAGTGTGGGTAGGGGCAATTAGTGGAAATGCTGAGGATCCAAATATGTTATCTTCAACATTTAACACCAGAAATAAGATGAATTACATCACTGAACTGGGAAATGCAGTTTTATCCTTTGTAAAGAATGTTCCAGGAGGAGTATTGGTCTTTTTCGGCTCTTACAGTGTGATGAACTATACAGCATCAGTGTGGAAGAAGATTGGCATTTATAGCAAAATCGAAATGTTCAAAAGGATTTATCTGGAGGCAAGGCCGGTTGAGAATCCGGATGATAAGGATGCGATACCAGTGACGACTATGGAAATCTTCGAAAAATACAAGCAGAACATAGATCAAGGTAATGGATCGGTGTTCTTTGCAATATGCAGAGGCAGGTTAGCTGAAGGAATTGACTTTAGTGACGATTATTGCCGTGGAATCTTTGTTTGTGGAATACCATACCCGAGCAGATTCGACGATAACACAGCACTTAAGATGGACTACCTTGACAAACTCTCAAATAAAACGTACGAAAAGTCAAATTTGGCAAACGAGTGGTACACAAGTCAGGCAATTAGGGCAATAAACCAGGCAGTTGGTAGGTCCATTAGGCACGATAGGGACTACGGAGCAATATTGTTGGCAGACTACAGGTTCAAACACATTCCTGTGAAACCAAACTTGAGCAAATGGGTTTTAAACCGTCTGAAGCTTTACACTAGGATGGATGAATGTATTGAAAGCCTGAGTTCATTTTTCGAACAGTTTGACCAGAGACCATGTAGTCCTACCCGACTCATAAAGAAGGCCACTCACGAGTTAACGGTGCCAATAAAAACGGATTATAATACGCAATTTAAGTCAAGGGAGGCGAGTTTAACCAGTAAAAACAACAATATGCCCATGTTTAAGTCAATGGCGAAATATGCCAACTCAAATAACAACTTCAACCACTCTCTCCTAAGTTATGCCAGTAAACCGAAGACTTCTCAGCACAGTTTACCAGATTTTAGACTAAAAGATGGACCCTTTTCGTTTAAACCTCCAAATAAGTCGAATTTCGGCTACAGAAGTGAAAGACCAGCGAATCTTGAAGATTCAAACACACCAAGGAAGTTTTATGGGATATAA
- a CDS encoding putative integral membrane protein: protein MATITRSLAQVSSLGSTSSTVESLNKFIDSFNDTYNNLYLTSNLQDLKKFITDSISSFEDITVSQLSVKSENLLINNFDSLSKINYSINLGYSLNIYIPENNNQYPNILLKFLLSNNVVIHNYYDKLGIPKLDLLVTRYRSYNILYLSLVDICIRLCEFETAFEKVLQLGFVQHYLRLEIGNTVFKWDSELSGKFGNDYEKIIRELDKRGIYLSVKKQFKSDHSIIEHMINYFSNRIDLEIWSRLFKLYISIDSIYNALNKIESFPNSVRKIILSNVKFYFSEAPMRNISVKVSKDGSSPEFTFDDEYEVVELSLVSETPSQSLKKLEDEQFLSEMSGRISKPLIISHVFGLNFALQCFFAEGMVMFGHLCRDFYHDVFLLVYAILFDILQIFVGINLYYRYQRRRELSVKLCCGFPRIFKLKLNHSLMPPIFQLVYNQHLSQTKLNAVSPEFIIPKFLVKSSMINKFRNPILGIYEVSPLLKVDMEHNFLFHAHNSLDSSPILYERFAILPNTSANRSDHPVNFYLNFNEFDKSLLGYKSRSSSLNTMDSLIINGVKISKFEKKSTGFNHIDFLRSLYDKTPKFRIKNFDRKEYSFSDYHLGFTYSDEGSWIIRGYPDNVLSLIMTISFFIDDVYMLIHYSQSLEYLKYKDTLKTKNRAIVQTLLPFFPKRSSKDAKKIISFQKHIKRKFRSQLVSSRNFIPFIPNVKRTYTTLTKFVMKPDPRPKCEVYMKNNQGHESKISFKVTSRKRRDNISRPSFRYRMMNPMLNSNKVSYGKSYVDPDFRYSTTNLRSLYRYNSNLTSFLHSYTIGENTDNNMFFGTPSKCIHLSFGISFKDCNFCNKLNTFKHISHLLYLIDLLSHHLFTLNTSYSTSTGSFPHYKNKTRIKTIYEPGGLMEINIKSVGNLDLSLRFFQIMSQIDKNFHLKLFSYTKNQYPFKILKESLENTIFLSLSTVFHERYYNHLVSRLAIYHLMKGRFNMALSLMIQTLSESNTYKINYGGSESHLRENYLCDFDKSFKVQLINKIYVELLNDFYSFRKFNNIDKESKFVCDNSQFDSKEHKNHAYKLCLMTGYSYLMEAQSKFMNTMSIIDKRFREFSSSVDVNQRFLFSNIKEDFPCNKPVETDEYRSTLKLATELLLKAVTLNPTDYKSWYYLAQCSMCSNDFHFAYKCCERSIDCHDSSLASLLTMVVCNSTRIRTCSPFITDDQTWEEYLQIKSFENTVSFRSIPPPLEPIFRLELKTVGELEGHLKNYVGGDPENSIFVLNSLQNFGSIYVSSAILQLMTRLGTRFNSYFPWEYKYLSKFQKGSKFYGVDRDLQTNLASGFGNYVKKMVSASVEAKYMLCSVPFISLVLEAFFLKKFNLSCRHHCRAMQGQYSCGFSLNFLEEELYGWITCIEVLSQIGEVETSRLLLPILDVYMDYYVLDRPSKKKSDKNVCKVSYRNRNKRKLVQRYFGQDPYSSIDIQLEIKYINVYTRSHNIVSKESLKELMEEVLTLNSKYSYRKLIMLQNRIHTGLGEYSNSVQIGNQIHRTSMKIWKNTDFDLEHKSLLAFAYALDMSGETEKSEKVTTFANQIHLTTPVLKLDLSLSVPL from the coding sequence ATGGCAACCATAACTAGGTCACTTGCTCAAGTTTCTTCTTTAGGATCCACTTCATCTACAGTTGAATCATTAAATAAGTTCATTGACTCCTTTAATGACAcatacaataatttatatttaacttCAAACCTCCAGGATTTAAAGAAGTTTATAACTGACTCGATATCTTCTTTCGAAGATATCACGGTTTCTCAACTCTCAGTCAAATCCGAAAACCTTttaatcaataattttgattCGTTGTcgaaaattaattattctatAAATTTAGGATACTCTTTGAACATTTATATCCCGGAAAATAACAACCAGTATCctaatattttgttaaaatttttattgtcAAACAATGTAGTCATACACAACTACTATGATAAACTTGGTATACCCAAACTCGACCTTTTGGTCACAAGATATCGGAGTTATAACATACTGTATCTATCCCTTGTGGATATATGCATTAGGCTCTGCGAGTTTGAAACAGCATTCGAAAAAGTACTCCAACTTGGGTTTGTACAACACTATTTGAGACTAGAAATCGGCAACACAGTGTTTAAATGGGATTCTGAGCTTTCGGGAAAGTTCGGAAACgattatgaaaaaataatcagaGAACTTGATAAGAGAGGGATTTATCTGTCAGTTAAGAAGCAATTTAAAAGCGACCACTCAATAATTGAACACATGATTAACTATTTTAGCAATAGAATAGATTTGGAAATATGGTCGAGACTAtttaaattgtatataagTATAGATTCTATATATAACGCGCTGAACAAAATTGAGTCGTTTCCAAATTCTGTGAGAAAAATCATTCTTtcaaatgttaaattctACTTTTCAGAGGCTCCAATGAGAAATATATCAGTAAAAGTTAGTAAAGATGGATCTTCACCTGAATTCACCTTTGACGATGAATATGAGGTTGTTGAGTTGAGTCTAGTCTCTGAAACACCGAGCCAAtctttgaaaaaattagaagATGAACAATTTTTGTCAGAAATGTCTGGAAGAATTTCAAAACCCTTAATAATTTCTCATGTTTTCGGATTAAACTTCGCTTTGCAGTGTTTTTTTGCGGAGGGAATGGTGATGTTTGGTCACCTGTGTAGGGATTTCTATCACGACGTCTTCCTGTTGGTATACGCAATTCTGTTTGACATCTTACAGATATTTGTAGGAATTAACTTGTACTATAGATATCAAAGAAGAAGAGAGCTTTCCGTAAAACTTTGCTGCGGATTTCCGAGAATATTTAAACTCAAGCTGAATCACAGCTTAATGCCGCCAATTTTCCAGCTTGTCTATAACCAACACCTATCGCAAACCAAACTTAACGCAGTATCACCAGAATTCATCATTCCAAAGTTTCTAGTCAAGTCGTCAATGATCAACAAGTTCAGAAATCCAATTTTGGGAATATATGAGGTTTCTCCACTCCTAAAGGTGGATATGGAgcataattttttattccaCGCTCATAACTCACTGGACTCTAGCCCGATCCTGTATGAACGTTTTGCCATATTACCAAACACAAGTGCCAATCGTTCTGATCATCCAGTAAACttttatttgaattttaatGAGTTTGATAAGTCTTTATTAGGGTACAAATCACGATCGTCCAGCCTGAATACAATGGACTCATTGATCATCAACGGAGTAAAGATTTCCAAATTTGAGAAAAAGAGCACTGGTTTCAATCACATAGACTTTCTGAGATCATTATATGATAAAACCCCTAAATTTAGAATTAAGAACTTTGATAGGAAGGAATATTCGTTCAGTGACTATCATTTGGGGTTTACATACTCAGATGAAGGGAGCTGGATAATTAGAGGATACCCGGACAACGTATTGTCACTAATAATGACAATATCATTCTTTATAGACGACGTTTACATGCTTATACACTACTCCCAGTCACTGGAGTACTTAAAGTATAAAGATACACTCAAGACAAAGAACAGAGCAATTGTACAGACACTACTGCCCTTTTTCCCAAAAAGATCATCAAAGGATGCAAAGAAGATTATCTCTTTTCAGAAACACATCAAGAGGAAGTTCAGGTCACAGCTGGTGTCGTCGAGAAATTTCATACCCTTCATACCTAATGTAAAAAGGACCTACACGACGTTAACGAAGTTTGTTATGAAGCCTGACCCCAGACCAAAATGCGAAGTTTACATGAAAAATAACCAGGGGCACGAGTCCAAGATATCGTTTAAAGTTACATCCAGAAAAAGAAGAGATAATATCTCAAGGCCATCATTCAGGTACAGGATGATGAACCCAATGCTGAACTCCAACAAGGTCTCATACGGGAAGTCATACGTAGACCCGGACTTTAGATACAGCACAACTAATCTGAGATCGCTTTATAGATATAACTCAAATCTAACATCGTTTTTGCATTCATATACTATTGGAGAGAATACAGATAATAACATGTTCTTTGGCACTCCCTCAAAGTGCATTCACCTGTCGTTTGGAATATCATTTAAGGACTGTAATTTCTGTAACAAACTAAACACCTTTAAGCATATCAGTCACCTACTGTACCTAATTGACCTGTTATCGCATCATTTGTTCACTTTAAACACGTCTTATTCTACAAGCACAGGTTCATTCCCACactataaaaataagaCTAGAATAAAAACCATATATGAACCTGGAGGGTTAATGGAAATCAACATTAAGAGTGTTGGGAACTTGGATCTATCCTTAAGATTCTTTCAAATTATGTCGCAAATCGATAAGAACTTTCATCTCAAGTTGTTTTCATATACTAAGAATCAGTACCCCTTTAAAATACTGAAGGAGTCCCTCGAAAACACTATTTTCTTGTCACTGTCGACTGTTTTCCACGAGAGGTACTATAACCATCTGGTCTCAAGGCTGGCAATATACCACTTAATGAAGGGGAGATTTAACATGGCACTGTCCCTGATGATTCAGACTTTATCGGAGTCTAATacttataaaattaactacGGAGGATCAGAATCGCACCTAAGAGAGAACTATTTGTGTGATTTCGACAAGTCGTTCAAGGTCCAActgattaataaaatatacgTTGAGCTTTTGAATGATTTCTATTCCTTCAGaaagtttaataatattgataagGAGAGTAAATTTGTTTGTGACAACTCACAGTTTGATTCAAAGGAGCATAAGAACCACGCATACAAATTATGTTTAATGACAGGGTACTCGTACTTGATGGAGGCACAATCCAAGTTTATGAACACAATGTCGATAATAGATAAGAGGTTTCGAGAGTTCAGTTCCAGTGTTGATGTAAACCAAAGATTTCTTTTCTCAAATATAAAAGAGGATTTTCCATGTAATAAACCTGTGGAGACAGACGAATACAGGTCTACATTGAAGCTGGCGACTGAACTCCTGCTTAAGGCGGTTACTCTTAACCCTACCGATTATAAGTCTTGGTATTATCTGGCCCAGTGTAGCATGTGTTCAAATGATTTCCACTTTGCATATAAGTGTTGTGAACGTTCAATTGATTGCCATGACTCATCATTGGCATCGCTTTTGACAATGGTTGTTTGCAACAGTACAAGGATCAGAACCTGCTCACCCTTTATCACGGACGATCAAACTTGGGAAGAATACCTACAGATAAAGTCGTTTGAAAACACTGTATCCTTTAGATCAATACCACCACCTTTGGAGCCAATTTTTAGGCTTGAATTGAAGACTGTAGGAGAGTTGGAAGGGCACCTTAAAAACTATGTTGGTGGTGATCCCGAAAATTCAATTTTTGTGCTGAACTCACTTCAAAACTTTGGAAGTATTTATGTATCAAGTGCAATACTACAATTGATGACTAGGCTAGGGACCAGATTTAATTCTTATTTCCCTTGGGAATACAAGTATTTGAGTAAGTTTCAAAAGGGTTCTAAATTTTATGGTGTTGACAGGGATTTACAAACAAACTTGGCGTCAGGGTTTGgaaattatgtaaaaaagATGGTCTCAGCCTCAGTAGAGGCGAAGTATATGTTATGCTCAGTGCCCTTTATTAGTCTTGTCTTGGAAGCGTTTTTCCTGAAGAAGTTTAACCTGAGTTGCAGACACCACTGTAGGGCCATGCAAGGACAATATTCCTGTGGgtttagtttaaattttctgGAAGAGGAACTTTATGGCTGGATTACGTGTATTGAAGTGTTATCTCAGATTGGAGAGGTTGAAACATCAAGACTATTGTTGCCAATTCTGGATGTGTACATGGATTACTATGTTTTGGATAGGCCAAGTAAAAAGAAGAGTGATAAGAATGTTTGTAAAGTAAGTTACCGGAATAGGAATAAGAGGAAATTAGTACAGAGATATTTTGGACAGGATCCTTACTCTTCAATTGATATTCAATTAGAAATCAAGTACATTAACGTATACACAAGGTCACATAACATAGTAAGTAAGGAATCACTAAAGGAGTTGATGGAAGAAGTTCTAACACTAAATTCAAAGTATTCATACAGGAAACTCATTATGTTACAAAACAGAATTCATACAGGGCTTGGCGAATATAGTAACTCAGTACAGATTGGGAACCAGATACACAGAACGAGTAtgaaaatttggaaaaataCAGATTTTGACCTAGAACACAAGAGTCTATTGGCATTTGCATATGCTCTAGATATGTCAGGGGAGACGGAGAAATCAGAAAAAGTTACCACATTTGCAAACCAGATTCATCTAACGACACCAGTCCTAAAGCTTGACCTAAGCCTTAGTGTGCCGTTGtga
- a CDS encoding putative integral membrane protein: MQPFGAKTSARGSLHEPVKQHHGDCEKADSPNQHKPKIRLGKKHNRNSKYLGVSAPVKENNQHTKRSESPKPSSAHSLTQTSQRLEHVKNEGLGRKRKLRMNKAVKNSLFPSKGLIPPESSLLQMDPDMYYAERLYNMSNYKNTFLQYGHTNQTSPTPELDDSFFTEDNFFLSDQIKLPIYVGFFLSGFFGLILLILLAVWLWTVVRTGGQEDKGIDEYTKGKANDDGLTLAEFRSTNPNLVTLGDYLLNGRIEAENDYDERHYSDENTDTDEDHPSPGEGTSDHNEEGNLPEAENICEEETYQGFEALNSPEEEYSEKESDTDKSSSSKVVRFENNGPEVIPGPDDINYDEYIDWDNEGYENNLEGADQEDDDSLDIQKLFG, from the exons ATGCAGCCATTTGGAGCAAAGACTTCAGCACGTGGTAGTCTCCATGAGCCTGTTAAACAGCATCACGGAGATTGCGAGAAGGCGGATTCGCCTAATCAGCATAAACCTAAAATTAGACTAGGTAAAAAACATAACAGAAACTCAAAATATTTGGGTGTTAGTGCACCCGTTAAAGAAAACAATCAACACACGAAAAGAAGTGAGTCCCCAAAGCCTTCTAGCGCTCATTCACTTACACAAACATCTCAGAGGCTAGAACATGTAAAAAACGAAG GTTTAGGTAGGAAGAGGAAGCTGAGAATGAACAAAGCCGTCAAAAACAGCTTGTTCCCAAGTAAAGGGTTAATTCCACCCGAGTCATCATTATTACAGATGGATCCTGATATGTACTATGCAGAGAGACTCTATAACATGAGCAACTACAAGAACACATTCCTTCAATATGGACATACAAACCAGACTAGTCCAACGCCTGAACTTGACGACTCCTTTTTCACTGAAGACAACTTCTTCTTGTCAGACCAGATAAAACTACCAATATATGTGGGATTCTTCTTATCTGGATTCTTTGGATTAATTCTTTTGATATTACTTGCCGTTTGGCTATGGACAGTTGTGAGAACGGGTGGTCAAGAAGATAAAGGAATTGATGAATACACTAAAGGGAAGGCCAATGATGACGGCTTAACTCTAGCAGAATTCAGGTCAACCAACCCTAATTTAGTAACACTTGGTGACTACCTTCTTAATGGGAGAATTGAAGCTGAAAATGACTATGATGAACGACACTATTCAGATGAAAATACTGATACTGACGAGGACCACCCGTCTCCTGGTGAAGGTACCAGCGACCATAATGAAGAAGGAAATTTACCTGAAGCTGAAAATATTTGCGAAGAAGAAACATATCAAGGGTTTGAGGCTCTAAATAGCCCCGAAGAAGAATATTCAGAGAAAGAATCTGACACAGACAAATCAAGTTCATCCAAAGTTGTGAGATTTGAAAACAATGGCCCTGAAGTAATACCTGGACCAGATGACATCAATTACGATGAATACATTGACTGGGACAACGAAGGTTAcgaaaataatttagaggGAGCAGATCAGGAGGATGATGACAGTTTAGATATACAAAAGCTCTTCGGTTAG